A single window of Candidatus Angelobacter sp. DNA harbors:
- a CDS encoding CehA/McbA family metallohydrolase produces MARVSTLLLGLAVLTSEVDLRAVTMVNLSLNVTQPGVPNSVCVRAIILKSDGTYLDDAWFPTTYPSVVMHGKAMAPGVSVQVPAGMTRIIVGKGPDYVPNTITTNLGLTGSSCTINVALQPALNLYEQGWRSAEMHVHYNHGEHEISRLPSQVWAICAAGGLNFVSFCEEHYGAGTLTRQQMYDQWIPYQKTECQLYMGLEEPKNAWGHHANILHDPWLIRSSLPYWAGIHSVHEQGGVSFPVHPPRLFPARSYTDPASGFKTWFLYPYNNFSKCYPLDSLIGHLTDAWSGVSDAANTPIVLPPYFQLLAMGYRIPLVADSDLCMDRINNGGKGSGCWLTYYNLEGRPLTPASVAEAMHRGRVMSTTGPLVLFNIDNAMSGDTLPADGAAHIVRIRASYTFNPWTLMNSTFDGSDITRISEIDLYRNGQIIQSWKPNTPTASVQQAISESTPNSYYMVRVVGNEGPWMAGYASPIYFDNTPRPRQPSGFKALIQGRLYDSASGLPLAGTVSCVRYAKTNWTIPTDSQGRFQVFAPLDAELIARDNAGRTFSQNVLQQEPVYAFCNYLADNYSTNMNASVGALSNIVRQMSWEFPIGYQLAASYVRASLAGDAVMSNFSIVSAPPFTPGKAHSEIAMLLVDKTQVQPGDRINYAVIFRSPRQPPSDQLVVEFRGWDTNHPQIFTKYNLEVSDDNGSATLVNLGNGFYLRQSSVVVPAWAANVTDSTAALEMYATVRPGAIAEDAQVLLRVGPTRRALLVSSTWDGLPASWAEVGIGPCNFRRDYTDFLVRYSDYRNLVVNLTLNGQPITLNPKVDTAHVADADDAEFYEQFYYDGQCEPKYRNIAFRDPVRPQPAPADFSAVPILNPPDMAPPNVVAIDPPNGASIPAGMNLFYFLVDDEGLSGPASATIYIDGTPAASTTTNPIALNLASGPHTWQVKGFDVAGNFAFSPLTSFTVGPGSTSPPPVSTVWVDDALPAGATPDADGGDGWNWISNNPTPVSGALANQSSIAPGEHEHRFTGATATLPVSGNDTLFAYVYLDPANLPAELMLQWNDGSWEHRAFWGTDAIAFGSAGIGSRRAMGKLPPAGQWTKLSVTANQVGLTNSRLNGLALTLYGGRATWDYIGKSSGTPTNNLPRSPGKITGGLSNGLWQVQVSNPGSWLYTLERSTNLQDWTPLSSRISAGGSTFLLQDANPSAPDAFYRVHIYSP; encoded by the coding sequence ATGGCGAGGGTTTCAACACTCTTACTGGGGCTGGCTGTTCTGACGTCCGAAGTCGATCTTCGAGCGGTCACGATGGTCAACCTGTCACTCAATGTGACCCAGCCGGGAGTGCCCAATTCAGTCTGTGTGCGCGCCATTATTTTAAAATCCGACGGGACGTACCTGGATGATGCCTGGTTTCCGACGACCTATCCCAGCGTGGTCATGCACGGAAAAGCGATGGCTCCGGGCGTGAGCGTCCAGGTGCCGGCCGGCATGACACGGATCATTGTGGGCAAGGGACCGGATTACGTTCCAAACACCATCACCACCAACCTCGGCCTCACCGGCTCATCTTGCACAATCAACGTGGCGCTGCAGCCGGCCTTGAACCTGTACGAACAGGGGTGGCGCTCCGCGGAAATGCACGTGCACTACAATCACGGCGAACACGAGATTTCGCGGCTGCCCTCACAGGTATGGGCCATCTGCGCCGCGGGCGGACTCAATTTTGTTTCGTTTTGCGAAGAGCATTACGGGGCAGGCACGTTGACGCGGCAGCAAATGTATGACCAATGGATTCCCTACCAGAAAACTGAGTGCCAGTTATACATGGGGTTGGAGGAGCCAAAAAACGCCTGGGGTCACCACGCCAATATTCTTCATGACCCGTGGTTGATCCGCAGTTCTCTGCCTTATTGGGCCGGAATTCATTCGGTGCATGAACAAGGCGGCGTCTCCTTTCCCGTCCATCCGCCGCGGCTTTTCCCAGCCCGCTCATATACGGATCCGGCCAGTGGTTTCAAGACATGGTTCCTGTATCCCTACAACAATTTCTCGAAATGCTACCCGCTGGATTCGCTGATTGGCCATTTAACCGACGCCTGGAGCGGAGTTTCGGACGCAGCCAACACTCCCATCGTGCTGCCGCCGTATTTTCAACTGCTGGCCATGGGCTACAGAATTCCACTCGTGGCAGACTCTGACCTTTGCATGGACCGCATCAATAATGGCGGCAAAGGAAGCGGATGCTGGCTCACATATTACAACCTGGAAGGCCGTCCCTTGACACCTGCCAGCGTGGCCGAGGCCATGCACCGCGGGCGGGTTATGAGCACCACCGGGCCGCTGGTCTTGTTCAATATCGACAATGCGATGTCCGGAGATACGTTGCCGGCAGATGGTGCTGCGCACATAGTCCGCATCCGTGCGAGTTACACCTTCAACCCGTGGACGCTGATGAATTCGACCTTCGATGGATCGGACATCACGCGAATCAGCGAGATCGATCTTTATCGCAATGGGCAAATCATCCAGAGCTGGAAGCCCAACACGCCCACGGCTTCGGTTCAGCAGGCGATCAGTGAGAGCACGCCGAACTCGTATTACATGGTGCGTGTTGTTGGAAATGAAGGACCGTGGATGGCCGGGTACGCCAGTCCGATCTATTTCGATAACACGCCCCGGCCAAGGCAGCCGAGCGGCTTCAAGGCTCTCATTCAGGGGAGGCTTTACGACTCGGCCTCGGGCCTGCCGCTGGCCGGAACGGTCTCGTGCGTGCGTTATGCCAAAACCAATTGGACCATTCCCACTGACAGCCAGGGCCGCTTTCAGGTGTTCGCTCCGTTGGACGCGGAATTGATTGCCCGGGATAACGCGGGCCGGACTTTTTCCCAAAATGTGCTTCAGCAGGAGCCGGTGTATGCGTTCTGCAATTACCTCGCCGACAATTACAGCACGAACATGAATGCCTCCGTTGGTGCGTTGTCGAATATCGTGCGGCAAATGAGTTGGGAGTTTCCCATCGGCTATCAACTCGCCGCTTCGTACGTTCGCGCCAGCCTGGCTGGCGATGCGGTGATGAGCAATTTTTCGATCGTGTCAGCTCCGCCTTTCACACCGGGAAAAGCCCATTCCGAAATCGCCATGCTGCTCGTGGATAAGACCCAGGTTCAGCCAGGAGACAGGATCAATTACGCCGTGATTTTCCGTTCACCGCGCCAGCCCCCGTCAGACCAGCTCGTGGTCGAGTTCAGAGGATGGGACACGAATCATCCTCAAATCTTCACCAAGTACAATTTGGAGGTTTCCGACGACAACGGTTCCGCAACTTTGGTCAATCTTGGAAACGGGTTTTATTTGCGCCAATCCTCAGTCGTGGTGCCGGCGTGGGCGGCCAATGTTACCGACAGCACGGCCGCCCTTGAAATGTACGCCACGGTCCGGCCGGGAGCCATTGCTGAAGATGCCCAGGTGCTGCTGCGCGTGGGGCCGACACGACGAGCGCTGCTGGTGAGTTCCACCTGGGACGGCCTGCCGGCTTCGTGGGCGGAGGTTGGCATTGGACCGTGCAATTTTCGCCGCGATTACACGGATTTTCTCGTCCGCTATTCTGACTATCGCAACCTGGTGGTCAACCTCACCTTGAATGGCCAGCCCATCACTTTGAATCCGAAAGTGGATACCGCCCATGTTGCCGATGCAGACGACGCCGAATTTTACGAACAGTTTTACTACGATGGGCAATGCGAGCCGAAATACCGCAATATCGCATTTCGCGATCCCGTCCGGCCCCAGCCGGCGCCGGCAGACTTTAGTGCGGTCCCAATCCTGAATCCACCTGACATGGCCCCTCCCAACGTCGTGGCCATCGATCCCCCCAACGGCGCCTCAATACCGGCGGGAATGAATCTGTTCTATTTCCTCGTCGATGATGAAGGATTATCGGGTCCGGCTTCGGCGACGATCTACATCGATGGGACTCCAGCCGCGAGCACGACCACCAACCCGATCGCGCTCAACCTGGCTTCCGGGCCTCATACCTGGCAGGTCAAAGGGTTCGACGTCGCGGGAAACTTTGCTTTCAGTCCGCTCACTTCATTTACAGTGGGACCCGGAAGCACGAGCCCGCCGCCGGTCAGCACGGTTTGGGTCGACGACGCTTTGCCTGCCGGAGCAACCCCTGACGCCGACGGAGGTGATGGCTGGAATTGGATCAGTAATAACCCAACACCAGTCTCCGGAGCGCTGGCGAACCAATCCAGCATTGCGCCCGGAGAGCACGAACATCGCTTCACCGGCGCGACTGCTACCTTGCCTGTGAGCGGCAATGATACGCTCTTCGCGTACGTTTACCTGGACCCCGCGAATCTTCCCGCGGAACTCATGCTTCAATGGAACGATGGTTCATGGGAACACCGGGCGTTTTGGGGCACGGACGCCATCGCTTTTGGATCTGCCGGGATCGGGTCTCGCCGGGCGATGGGAAAACTGCCGCCCGCCGGACAATGGACGAAGCTGTCCGTGACTGCCAATCAAGTCGGGCTCACGAATTCCAGGCTCAATGGCTTGGCGCTCACGCTGTATGGCGGGCGCGCCACGTGGGATTACATCGGCAAGAGTTCCGGCACACCCACTAATAACCTGCCGCGCTCTCCCGGAAAAATCACCGGCGGCCTGAGCAATGGACTTTGGCAGGTGCAAGTGAGCAACCCCGGCAGTTGGCTCTATACTTTGGAACGCTCGACTAATCTCCAGGACTGGACACCGCTCTCAAGCAGGATTAGCGCGGGCGGCTCAACGTTCCTGTTACAGGATGCAAATCCTTCGGCGCCGGACGCCTTCTATCGCGTTCACATCTACTCGCCTTGA
- a CDS encoding ABC transporter substrate-binding protein, translating into MNVLISAAPLHQWFPSQRQPSTDWEKQIDGLMYDQMQTLDFARRKKDFDEVQAIWAEELPMICIAAPSTAAAIWSNIGNVRPAVASTYHVTWNIEELYFKK; encoded by the coding sequence ATGAACGTGCTGATTTCCGCGGCGCCATTGCATCAGTGGTTTCCTTCGCAACGGCAGCCATCGACGGATTGGGAGAAGCAGATTGATGGGCTGATGTATGACCAGATGCAGACGCTGGATTTTGCGCGGCGCAAAAAAGATTTCGACGAGGTGCAGGCGATCTGGGCGGAGGAGTTGCCGATGATCTGCATTGCGGCGCCGTCAACCGCGGCGGCGATCTGGTCGAACATCGGGAATGTGCGGCCGGCGGTGGCAAGTACGTATCATGTGACGTGGAATATTGAGGAATTGTATTTTAAGAAGTGA